The Mesorhizobium sp. M3A.F.Ca.ET.080.04.2.1 genome contains the following window.
AGGTCTATCACAACGTGGCCAGCCGTGATTCGTTGATTCGCGCCAACATACTCGGCAGCATGATGAACGCGCTGACGCTACACAAAGAATTTGACGACAAATGCAATTTGGTTCCACTGATAGATATTAAGGCATTTGAAAATTACTACAAAAATCTGACTTGGAGCCTTAGCCCTTCAGATCTCGCTCTGGTACAAAAAACCTACCTCGACGCTCAAAGCACCTGGAGAGCTAAAGACGGTGGGATACCTGGAATAGAGTGTGATGACCTTAGCGCCGAAATTCTAGATTTCGATATTGGAACTCCGAATCCCCGCCAAGAGATGCTAAGTCTACTCAATGCGACGCCGCGTGGCAGTTCACAATACAGAATCTACGCAGCAGCGGTGGCATGGGGTGGATATCTCGGGGCTTCCATAACCTGTCCAGACTACTCTGTCAGTTCGGTCGCCGTGAATAAGATCCAAGAAAGCAATAGGGACGAGTTTCGGGTTCCGTACCTATTGGCTAGGCTGGCCGCCGCCAAAGCACCGCCTAGTTGTCGAGATATAGCGCCTTTCGCACGGGATGGCGGGGTCTACCGCGCCAGAAGCAAGTGAGAAGAACTGCGCTTATCAATTGCGGCTGTTCAAGTGCCTTACCTGCCGCAGCGCCGGGAACAGCCAGGCCCAGAGGCCGGCGACGGCGATGGCGCCGACGCCGCCGATGACCACTGCGGGCACGGTGCCGATTAGCGCCGCCATGGTGCCGGCGCGGAACTCGCCGACCTCGTTGGAGGCGCCGACGAAGACCCCGTTGACGGCGTTGACGCGTCCGCGCACCTCATCCGGCGTCCAGAGCTGGATCAGCGTCTCGCGGATATAGACGCTGAACATGTCGGTGGCGCCGAGCAAGGCCAGCGACACGATCGACAGCCAGGTGATGGTCGAGAGGCCGAAAAGCACTATCGAAGCGCCGTACAAGGCGACGAAGCCCAGCATGATCCTGCCGGCATGGTCGCGGAGCGGATGGCCGGCGAGCCAGACCGCCACGGCGATGGCGCCGATCCCGGGCGCCGAGCGCAGCAGGCCGAGACCCCAGGGGCCGAGTTCGAGAATGTCGCGCGCATAAACCGGCAGCAGCGCTGTGGCGCCGGATAGAAGCACGGCGAAGAGGTCTAGCGAGATGGCGCCGAGCACGATCTTCTCACTCCAGATGTAGCGGAAGCCGGCAAACAGCGTCTCAAGCGTCGGCTTGTCGGTGGCGGTCTGCTGGGCGGGCTTGGGAATGGCGAAGACGAGCAAGGCAGCCACCAGCATCAGAATGGTGGCGGTGCCATAGGCGATTTCCGCCGAAAGGCCGTAGAGCAGCCCGCCGGCGACCGGGCCGACGATGGTCGCCGTCTGCCAGGCGGACGAGTTCCAGGCGATCGCGTTGGCGAAATCCTCCTGCGGCACCAGATTGGCAAACAGCGAGGACGAAGCCGGCCCGTAGAAGGCGCGGGCAATGCCGAACATGGCGAGCACGACGAAGATCGGTAGCGGGCTGGTCAGGCCGCGGAGCGTCAAGAACAGAAGCGCCAGCGCGCAGGCACCCTCGACCAGCGACGACAGTGTCATGATCAGGCGTCGGCCGAAGCGGTCGGCGACCACGCCGGTGGCCAGCACCAGAAGCAGCGACGGCAGGAACTGGACGATGCCGACAATGCCGAGGTCGAAGGGGTTGCGCGTCAGGTCGTAGACCTGCCAGCCGACGGCGACGGACACGATCATGGTCGCGAAAGTGGTGAGGAAGCGCGCCGTCCAGTAGCTGAGGAAAGGTCTATGCCGGAAAGCGGCGTAGCGCTGGTCGGGTGAAGTAGCTTCGGCGGTCATTGTTCAAGGGCCCCGTTATGGCATCGGCCGGCGGGGCACTTCCACGATGGGCGCTGGTCCGGCCAGAACCCTTTAGCCCAGTTCGTGCTGCCGTGCGCGCAAAAAATCCGCGCTGGATCAACGAAAGGCGGAGTCGTCGTTCGCAAGGCAACAGACCAGTCCCTGGGAGCCGCGAGATGACTACCAGCTCGTCGATCTGCCTCCCGAGGCACGGGTGTGTCCAAGCCACAAAAGCGCGAAGGCCTGCCGATCTCGTCGGCAGGCCTCCAGAAAAAATTGCACGGACCCTGAAGTGGCTCAGGCGGATGCCTTGGCTTTCCTGCCCCTGGCGGGCTTGACCGGCTCGGGTTCCGCTGCCTTGCGGCCGAGGCCGATGGACTTGGCGAGCTCCGAGCGCGACGCTGCATAGTTCGGCGCGACCATCGGATAGTCGGCCGGCAGGCCCCACTTGGTTCGGTAGGCCTCGGGCGTCAGTCCGAAATGGACGCCGATGTGGCGCTTGAGCGATTTGAACTTCTTCCCGTCCTCGAGGCAGATGATGTAGTCCGGCGTCACCGATCGTTTTGGATTGACGGCGGGGGTCGGCGGCGGCGCGGGCGGCGCCGACGGCTTGCCGAGGGCGGTCAGCGAGGCGTTGACGCTGGCGATGAGGTCACTCAGACCGGCAGCGGGCAGCTGGTTCTTCTCGACATAGGCCGACACGATGTGAGCGGTCAGCCCGAGCAGGTCGATTTCCTTGCGATTGTTGGTGTCGTCCTCGGCCACGTCATACCTCCGTCAGTGCCGCAACGCCGCGAAAATCGTTCTCGACTTTCGAAAGGCGCGATTGTGGAAGCGCTACTTGTTCTCGCGTGTCCAGGATGGCGCGAGGTGCTGCAGGCTGGCGACTTCCTAGTCGGCAAATCTGCATGATGCAACGTTGCGCGACGCTATTACACGTTATTTTGAACAATTATACTGATTCGTCACAGATCAGACGATCAATGCCTTGTCGCGCCACAGTCGAAATCCGCCTTCGAACGCGCGTGTGTTGTCGCCGCGCCGGGATTTTGCCGGCAATTCGTCGAGCTTGTCGACGTTGCCGCCGCCAATGACCACGTAGTCTGGCTGCAGGGCGGCGCGAAGCCTGTCGACGACGTCGAAGACATGTTTGCGCCATTTCTTCTTGCCGTGCTTGTCCAGGCCGCGTTCGCCGACATAGTCTTCGAAGCTGCCGCCCTTTCGATAGGGGAGGTGGGCGAGTTCCATCGGCTGGCCGACATTCTCGAGGATCATCGCCGCGCCGAGCCCGGTGCCGAGCCCCAAAAACAGCATGCGCCCGCCTTCATAGCTGCCGATAGCCTGCATCAGCGCGTCGTTGACGACCTTTACCGGCTTGCCGAAGGCGGCGCCAAAATCGAAGCCGTCCCAGCCCTTGCCAAGATTGAAGGGATCGCGCGAAGGCTTGTTGTCCCTGACCGGACCAGGATAGCCCATCGCGATCAGGTCATAGTCCAGCCCCTCGGCGAGTTCGTTCACCGAGGCGACCACCCGCCGCGGCGTCAGGCCCGGTCCGGAATCGGCGCGGCGCATCTCGCCGCCGCCGCTGGCGAGGATCTTCACATGCGAGCCGCCGACATCGATCGTGAGCACGACCTGCCCGCTATTCGCCGGGGCCGGCGTCCTCGTCCTGGGCATTTCTCGTCCTCCGCTCAATTCGACGGATTGATCCAGCCATTGGGCGGGCCGAAGCCGTTCATGGCATCGGCCGGCCCCCAGGTCTTCGGCGCGTAGACCGGCGGCGGCGTGGTGTCGCCAAGCACCGGGCCGACGATGCGCCAGGCAAGCTCGGCCGCGTCCTGGCGGGTGAACAACTGGCCGTTGCCGTTCATGGCGTCGCCGATCAGCCGCTCGTAGGGCGGCATGTCGCCTTTGCTGTCGTCGAGCGCGGTCAGTTCCACCTGCTCGCCGATCATGTCGTCGCCGGCCCGCTTGCGCTGGGCGCCGATCGAGATCGCCACCTGCGGGTCGATGCGGAAGCGGACATAGTTGGCATCGTCCGGATCGATCGGATCGAAGACGTCGAGCGGCGGCCGTTTCAGCCGCACAATCACTTCGGTCGCGTGCACCGGCATGTTCTTGCCGGCGCGGATAAAGAAGGGAACGTCCCGCCAGCGCCAGGTGTCGACGAAGAAGCGCACCGCGGCGAAGGTCTCGACCGGCGAGTTGGGCGCCACGCCCGGCTCCGCGAGATAGCCGTCGAACTGGCCGCGCACGACATCGGCCTTGGTCAAGGTGCGGATGGCGCGTAGCA
Protein-coding sequences here:
- a CDS encoding MFS transporter, coding for MTAEATSPDQRYAAFRHRPFLSYWTARFLTTFATMIVSVAVGWQVYDLTRNPFDLGIVGIVQFLPSLLLVLATGVVADRFGRRLIMTLSSLVEGACALALLFLTLRGLTSPLPIFVVLAMFGIARAFYGPASSSLFANLVPQEDFANAIAWNSSAWQTATIVGPVAGGLLYGLSAEIAYGTATILMLVAALLVFAIPKPAQQTATDKPTLETLFAGFRYIWSEKIVLGAISLDLFAVLLSGATALLPVYARDILELGPWGLGLLRSAPGIGAIAVAVWLAGHPLRDHAGRIMLGFVALYGASIVLFGLSTITWLSIVSLALLGATDMFSVYIRETLIQLWTPDEVRGRVNAVNGVFVGASNEVGEFRAGTMAALIGTVPAVVIGGVGAIAVAGLWAWLFPALRQVRHLNSRN
- a CDS encoding MucR family transcriptional regulator, with product MAEDDTNNRKEIDLLGLTAHIVSAYVEKNQLPAAGLSDLIASVNASLTALGKPSAPPAPPPTPAVNPKRSVTPDYIICLEDGKKFKSLKRHIGVHFGLTPEAYRTKWGLPADYPMVAPNYAASRSELAKSIGLGRKAAEPEPVKPARGRKAKASA
- a CDS encoding ROK family protein, with the translated sequence MPRTRTPAPANSGQVVLTIDVGGSHVKILASGGGEMRRADSGPGLTPRRVVASVNELAEGLDYDLIAMGYPGPVRDNKPSRDPFNLGKGWDGFDFGAAFGKPVKVVNDALMQAIGSYEGGRMLFLGLGTGLGAAMILENVGQPMELAHLPYRKGGSFEDYVGERGLDKHGKKKWRKHVFDVVDRLRAALQPDYVVIGGGNVDKLDELPAKSRRGDNTRAFEGGFRLWRDKALIV